The genome window GGAAGCTACCGTGGAACTAGACTCGCCGGAGCTGCTGACCTATCCTTTCATTCATATGACGGGCCACGGCAACGTATCCTTCACCGATGCCGAAGCCCGCAACCTGCGCCGCTACCTTACGGGCGGGGGCTTTTTGCACATCGATGATAACTACGGGCTTGATAAGTTTATCCGGCCGGAAATGAAGAAGGTGTTTCCCGAGCTAGAGTTTGTGGAGCTGCCGTTCACGCACCCCGTGTACCACCAGAAGTTTCAGTTTCCGCGCGGCCTGCCCAAGGTGCACGAGCACGACGGCAAGCGCCCCCAGGGCTTCGGGCTGCTCTACAAAGGCCGGCTGGTGTGCTACTACTCGTTTGAGTGCGACCTAGGCAACGGCTGGGAGGACCTGGGCACCTACCCCGAGGACACGCCCGCTACCCACGAAGCTGCCCTGAAAATGGGAGCCAACCTAGTAACCTACGCCCTGACCCAGGACTAACAGGTAGTCGCTAACAACCAGAACGAGGGTCCTGCCGCGGAATATATTCCGCGGCAGGACCCTCGTTCAGTTCAATTCTCACTCTCAAAACTTGCGCCTCAGGATTTCGCCCAGCACTAAGGCCGTGCGTAAGTCGGCGGGGTTACGTAACCGCTCCGCAAGCGAAGTGGGAGCTTCCCGGCGGCTTTGCTCCTGCTGCCAATAATCCTGCTGAGGTTGCTGCGCCCTGGCCCGGGGTAGCTCGGCTGCCCGGCGGATTTCCCGGCTCGGGGCTTCCAAGGAGCGGGCCGGAATGTTTCGCTCCAGCGAGCGAGCTGGACGATTTATTTCTTCGAGGCTACGGGCGGCTACCGTGGTTTCGCGGGGTAGTGCCCGGCCGGCTGGGGTGGTTTCATCGGTTTCTGAAACCGGCCCGGATGGGTCAGAGCGGTTCTGGTTTTGCATCTGCCGCAACAGTTCCTCAAATGAGGTGGCGGGCAGCCCCGGTGCCACCGGGCGAGGACGGCCGGCGGGGTCAGGGCGGGAATAGCGCCGTTCCCGCTGCTCCCGGGCTGTAGTTTCGCGCGCCTTTTGCACCATCCGCCAGATGAAGACAGCCAGCCCAATTAGAAACCAGGCTAGGGTTTGCAGCTTTTCCATGCGCCAAAGGTAAACTGGTGAAAACCGAAGTTGTGAAAATTTGGGTAACCAGAACTAGTTCACACCTTCTCCCCTCACAACTCTACTTTTAATTTACCGCACGCCCTGCTCAGGAAAGCGAGCCTGCTTGGTGCGGTAGAAAGCCTGAATTTCTTCCAGATCCTTTTCGTAGTCGCCAGTGGGCCAGAAGGCTGGTCCGACGCCGGCTTCTTTGTTTTTATAGTCGAGGTAGCCCAGCAAAATGGGCACGCCGGCGCCCACGGCGGCGTGGTAGAATCCCTTGCGCCATTTGGGCTGGTACTTGCGGGTGCCTTCGGGGGTAATGAGAATTACCAGTTCGTCGCGCTCCTTAAAGAGCTGCACCATGCCATCCACAAGGCTGTTGTTCTTGCTGCGGTCCACGGCCAGGCCCCCGAGGGAACGAACTAGGGCTCCCAGCACCGGAATGGTGGTCCACTCCTTCTTAATGGTGAGCTTCACATCCACATCCATCAGGAAAAACGCGGCCCGGGCAAACATAAAGTCCCAGTTGCTGGTGTGGGGCGCGGCAATCATCATGCTTTTTTTGGTGTCAGCCGGCACCTGAGGCCCCAGTCGCCAGCCGGTTATCTTGAACCAGAACTTCGAAAACAGGTACCAAAAAGTAGAGGTTTTGCGTGCAGTCATGCGGAAATAAACGGGTAGCCGGGTGAGAGGAAGCTACCATATGTCAAAGCTAGAGAAATGTACCGGAAGGCCGCATACCCCCACTTAGCGGGGTTGCAGCAAAGCCCGCAGCTCCGCGGCCCGGCCCAACGTGTAGCGGTAGCCTATATCGAATAGCTCCGGGGCGCGCTTGTACTGGGTCATGCGGTAGGCCCCCAGCTCCGGTGGCTCCAGCAATAGAGCGCAGTGCTGCTTGCTGGGTAAGGTGTTGGCGCCCACGGCCAGGTTCAGGGTCCGCTCAATCAGGCCGCGCAGGGTAGTAATGCGCGGCTCCCGGTGGGGCGGATTGGAGTGGACGCCCACTATCTGCAGGCCAGGTATTCCAAGTAAAGCGTCGGTAGGCAAATTGTTGAGTAGGCCACCGTCTACCAGGTGGCGGCCCTGGTATTCTACCGGCCGGTAGAGCACTGGCACGGCCGAAGAAGCCAGCAAGGGCGGAATTAGGGGCCCCTGGGAGAAACGAACACTGGTGCCCTCGGCAATATCCGTTGCTACCAGCGTCAGCGGAATACGCAGCTTTTCGAAGGTAGCATCGAGGCCTAAGTGCTGCTTGAAAAGCTCCCCTATTCCGTCAATGCGCAGCAGCCCATACCGGCTCAGCGAAATGCGCGTTAGCTGCCCCAGGCTCACTTCCTGAAACAGACGCAATATCTCGCGGGGGGCCACGCCGGCCGCATAGAAGGTGGCGGCAATGGCTCCCGAGGATACGCCCGCTAGGTGGCCGATGGGCAGCTGCAACTCATCTAGGGCAGCTAGCACGCCCAAATGGGCAATGCCGCGCGCCCCTCCCCCCGAAAACGCCAGCCCCAGCTGTTGTGGTTGGTTTATCTCATTCATGGTGGCCTTTAACGCCGTAAAGATGCCTACAGCTGTGCTAGACCCAACAAAACCGGTAGTCGCGCCGGCCCGCGGGCTA of Hymenobacter sublimis contains these proteins:
- a CDS encoding DUF4159 domain-containing protein, with amino-acid sequence MRIRSFLGLLLLPLLLMATAPAAPSFRIAKLHYGGGGDWYANKTSLPNLIRFCNQALKTNIDPEEATVELDSPELLTYPFIHMTGHGNVSFTDAEARNLRRYLTGGGFLHIDDNYGLDKFIRPEMKKVFPELEFVELPFTHPVYHQKFQFPRGLPKVHEHDGKRPQGFGLLYKGRLVCYYSFECDLGNGWEDLGTYPEDTPATHEAALKMGANLVTYALTQD
- a CDS encoding 1-acyl-sn-glycerol-3-phosphate acyltransferase → MTARKTSTFWYLFSKFWFKITGWRLGPQVPADTKKSMMIAAPHTSNWDFMFARAAFFLMDVDVKLTIKKEWTTIPVLGALVRSLGGLAVDRSKNNSLVDGMVQLFKERDELVILITPEGTRKYQPKWRKGFYHAAVGAGVPILLGYLDYKNKEAGVGPAFWPTGDYEKDLEEIQAFYRTKQARFPEQGVR
- a CDS encoding patatin-like phospholipase family protein, giving the protein MNEINQPQQLGLAFSGGGARGIAHLGVLAALDELQLPIGHLAGVSSGAIAATFYAAGVAPREILRLFQEVSLGQLTRISLSRYGLLRIDGIGELFKQHLGLDATFEKLRIPLTLVATDIAEGTSVRFSQGPLIPPLLASSAVPVLYRPVEYQGRHLVDGGLLNNLPTDALLGIPGLQIVGVHSNPPHREPRITTLRGLIERTLNLAVGANTLPSKQHCALLLEPPELGAYRMTQYKRAPELFDIGYRYTLGRAAELRALLQPR